The following is a genomic window from Chryseobacterium sp. StRB126.
AACATAGCTCCGTCATCTACATAATCCATATAGTTCATGAACATTACAGATCTTTGTACTCCGCTACATGTATTGTATAAAGGGTATGTAGGTTTTCCATAATTGGCTGTTGTCTGTGTAGGAGTGTCACTTACAAGGTCATTTCCGCAATTAGCATCTCCCCAGATATGTCTTAGATTTAAGTAGTGTCCTACCTCGTGCGTTGCTGTTCTTCCAAGATTGAATGGTGAAGAAGCTCCTGTTTTACCAAAATAAGGCGCTCCAATGACAACACCGTCATTCCATAATCCTGCAGATTCTGGGAATGTAGCATATCCAAGAATGGTACGACCCTGGCTTGTCATTTTTCCTACTACCCAGATATTTAAATAATTGGTAGGGCTAGTTGCGTCAATACCTCCTTTAGACGCTTTTTTCATATCATCATTGGTGGACCAACTTGTCTTGGAAGTAGATTTTCTAACCGTATTTACCAGTCTAAATTTTACTTTTGTATCACCTGAACTCACCGATGTGAATTCAGAAGGGATTTTACTGGCATCACTGTTTGTACCTGAATAATCAGCATTTAATACTGCAATTTGTTCAGCTATTCTTGAATCAGAAACGTTTTCTGCAGTGGTTTTATAGATTACATTTACAACTACAGGGATTTCTACGCTACCGTCAGCAAGAACTTTTCCAAATTTAATATTCTTAGCAAAGTTTTCTGTGTTGATTTCCAAATCAGCAAATCTTTGTTTGAGTTCAGGATTGTTTTTCAAGGCCTCCTGTCTTATTTCTTCAGAAGCACATCCTCTTTGTACTAATCCGGAAGTCAGTGTTGGATCTTCAGCTGGAGTTTCATTTTGGTTGGTAACATTATCATTGTTACATGCAGTCATTAGGCTGAGCATAAGAGCTCCAAAAAGTAGTTTTTTCATGTCAATGTTTTTAAAATTGAGGATATGAAATTATATTATTTGGAATTAATATGCAAATTATTATTTAATTTATTTGTTAAATTGATATTTATTAGTGTATTTATTTAATTATATAACATGTATTTTAATAAGATTTTGTGTTTTTAGTAATTTAACAAATGACTGTTAGATTTTATTTGTTTTTATGTTTTTTAATGTAAATAATTAATATATTAAATTGTTTTAAAGAAAAAAAATTACTCTGAATTAATTTGCAAAACCATTTTTAATTGCGAAAACAGCCAGGCCTACACGGGTTTTTAAATCCAGTTTTTCACATAACTGGTCACGGTAGCTCTCCACTGTTCTGGGGCTGCAGCACATTCTGTCTGCAATTTCTTTATAACTCAGTTCAGTTACGGTGTATTTGAGAAATTCTTTTTCCCGTTCAGAGATTTTTACAGTAGTTTCAATATCATTTTTATTGAGATTGGAGAATATAATCTTTGAGGCCCATTCAGGATAAAAGAAACCATCTGTATTTAATCTGGTAAGCGCTGTTTCCAGATCTTTTGGGTGGGTGTTTTTTAAAAGATATCCTTTTGCTCCATTTTTAATCATTTTAATGACACTGTTATCATCACCCTGCATGCTGAGCGCCATTACTTTGATGTCCGGATGATTTTTGGTGACCCAGGCTGCCGTTTCAAAACCATCCATAATCGGCATACTGACATCCATAAGAATAATATCTGGAATGATATTTCCTTCTTCAAATTTTTGAATCAGATCTTTGCCGCTTTCGCAGACGTAGGTCACTTCAAACTCACTGAAGTTACCAATAATCCCTTCTAGGGCTTTAGCAATAAGTATATGATCGTCAACAATTACAATTGTTTTTTTCATAGCTGTTTTTTTAAGATAATATTGAGTTGGGTGCCTGTGTTTTTTTCGCTCTCAAGAAGGAAATCGGCACCAATGATTTCAGCTCTGTTTTTCATATTGGTGAGACCAATTCCGTTAGATTTTGTCTGGGTAGTATCAAATCCGATTCCGTCATCACGGATGGTGAGTTCCCAAAGTGTGTTCTCGGAAGTATTTAA
Proteins encoded in this region:
- a CDS encoding zinc metalloprotease yields the protein MKKLLFGALMLSLMTACNNDNVTNQNETPAEDPTLTSGLVQRGCASEEIRQEALKNNPELKQRFADLEINTENFAKNIKFGKVLADGSVEIPVVVNVIYKTTAENVSDSRIAEQIAVLNADYSGTNSDASKIPSEFTSVSSGDTKVKFRLVNTVRKSTSKTSWSTNDDMKKASKGGIDATSPTNYLNIWVVGKMTSQGRTILGYATFPESAGLWNDGVVIGAPYFGKTGASSPFNLGRTATHEVGHYLNLRHIWGDANCGNDLVSDTPTQTTANYGKPTYPLYNTCSGVQRSVMFMNYMDYVDDGAMFMFSAGQKTRIQSVVAASGARSGLRVY
- a CDS encoding response regulator transcription factor; protein product: MKKTIVIVDDHILIAKALEGIIGNFSEFEVTYVCESGKDLIQKFEEGNIIPDIILMDVSMPIMDGFETAAWVTKNHPDIKVMALSMQGDDNSVIKMIKNGAKGYLLKNTHPKDLETALTRLNTDGFFYPEWASKIIFSNLNKNDIETTVKISEREKEFLKYTVTELSYKEIADRMCCSPRTVESYRDQLCEKLDLKTRVGLAVFAIKNGFAN